From the genome of Candidatus Eisenbacteria bacterium:
CGCGGCCGCTCACGTAGGCGTCCAGCGAAGGGTTGAGGTCCAGCAACCCCGCCGTGGTCACGGTGAAAGGGAAGCTCGTGGACTCGCTGCCCGCGCCGCAATTGAACTCCCCGTATGCTCCCGGCAGCAGATGCACGGTCGCGACGGTCGCCGTGGACGTCAATGGCGCCACATTGCCCCGCTCGATGTTGAATGAGGGAGCCGTCATCGCGGTCGCATCGACCGCGATGGCGAATCCGGTCACCGTGAGCGTGCTCGTGCCGCGTCCGCTGACGTAGGCGTCCAGCGACGAGTCAAAATCCACGGTGCCCAGCACCGTGACGTCGAAGGCGAAGCCCAATGGCCCGGGGTCGAACGTGTGGGGGCCCACCGTCAAGTCGAGGACCGTCGGCGACCCGTTGGTAATGGCACCGCTGCCGTCGACGACGAAGAACGGCGCGCTCAACACCGTCGCATCGACCGTGATCGAAGCCGCCTCCGCGGTCGCTCCTGCCACCGCCGCGAGCAGGACCCCGAACACCAAGATCGCGAGCCGTCGCATGGTCATGGCCGTCACCTCTTTCCGCCCTCGCCCTCTGACCGTCGGCGTGGCGTCCGTGGAGAGCATAATGACAAGTGAGAGGCATAGTCCCATGCTCACCTGGACTGCAAGTACCTTTGACAGGGGGCTAGACAGCGTGCCGTCCGAAGGCACAACGGCTCTGCGTCAGGACCCCCTCGACCGTCGGCTTCCCGGGCCAGCGGCCGCGTCACTCCGCGGCGCGAATGCCTTCGATCACGGCCGTGTCGATCGGCAGCTCGACGGTGAACGTGGTGCCGCGGCCCTCTCGCGTGTGCACGTTCACCGACCCGGAGTAGCGTGTGACGATCCCGTGCACGATGCTGAGCCCGAGGCCCGTGCCGCCGTCGCGGTGGCGGGTCGTGAAGAAGGGATCGAAGATCCGATCCACGTGCTTGCGGGCGATGCCGCGCCCGTTGTCGCGGACGCGGAGGGTGACGCGTCCTCCCGAAGAGCCCGTCTGTACGACGATCGACGACGCGCCGGCCTGGGCCGCGTTCTGGATCAAGTTCATGAGAACCTGCTCCAGCTCGGAGGGCTTCATGCCGATGCGGGGCAGCCGGCGTGCCAGGCGCGTGCGCACGAGACAGCCCGCGGGAACGCTGCGTTCGCGGACGAGGCCGCACACGCCGCGCACGACGCCGTTGACGTCGACGAGCCAGCGCTCGGCCTCCTCTTCGCGCGCGAAGCGCAGGATGCCCTTCACGATCTCGCCGCCGCGTCGCGCCTCCGCGACGATGCGGGCGAGCGAGGCGTCGACCTGGACCGGTGGAGCGCCTTCGGCGTTGAGGGCGCGCGCCAGCTCCGCGGTCGCGAGGATCGCCGCCAGGGGATTGTTGATCTCATGCGCGATGCCGGCGGCGAAGGTTCCGATCGACGCCAGACGCTCCGCGGTCCGGAGCTGCCGCTCGGCCTGCTCGCGCTCGGTCACCTCGTGCTGCAGCTGCTCGTAGGCCTCCGCGAGACTCGCGGTCCGCTCCGCGACCCGCTGCTCCAGCTCGTCGTGGGCGCGGCGCAGGGCGTCCTCGGACCGGCGCTCGTCGGTCACGTCGCGGAAGGTCGCGACGGCGTTCACGACCGCGCCGTCGGCGTTGCGGATGGGAACGGAGCCGCCCCGCAGGACGCGCGTCTCGCCGTCGCCGCATTGCACCTCGGCCTCGATCTCGCCGGACGGGAGCCCCTCGCGCAGCGAGGCGAATAGCGACCAGTTCGGGCGTCCGGGCGCCGGCTCGGCGAGCGATCGCTGCCCGAGTCGTCGACCCCAGATGTGGTCGGCCGCCGGATTGGCGAGCACGAGACGGTCGGTGGCAGCGTCGATCACCACGACGCCGACCGGGAGCTGGCTCAGCACGGTCCGCAGCAGCTCACGCTCCATCGCGAGCGCCTTGATGAGCTCCTCGCGTTCCTGCTCGGCCGCCTTCTGGCTGGTGACGTCGTGCAGCACCGCCTGCACGGCCGCGCGCCCCGAGCGGTCGTAGACGGCGCCACGGACGTTCACCAGGATCTCGCGGCCGTCGAGCCGCTTCATGCGGGCGCCGAACGGGTAGGGAAAGCGCTGCCCGCGCTCCATGGCCGCCACGAAGCGCGTCTGCGCCCGCATGAGGTCCTCGACATGGAGGAACTGCCATGGCGAGCGGCCGATCAGATCCTCGGCGCTGGCCGCGCCGATCAGATCGACGGCCGCCCGGTTCACGAACGACACCCGCTGGTCCTCGATCTCGACGATCGCGTCGGGGCACATGTCGATGAGTGCGCCGTACCGCTGCTCGCGTTCCTCGTGGAGGCGTTCGACGCGCTTGCGCTCGGTCTCCTCGCGGCAGACCGATCCGACGCCTAGCAGCGATCCGGTTCGCGTGCGGATGGGATAGTGGCTCACCAGCCAGTGCCGCGTGCCGTCGGTGAAGCGCCGGTCGAGAAGCGGGGTCCCGGTGTCGAGCACCCGCCGCAGGCCGGGCACGGCAACGGCGCCGATCGCGGGCAGGACTTCGTCGAAGGTGTGCCCCCGGCAGTCGTCGACGGTGCGGCCGCCGGCCGATGCGAGCACCTCGTTCACGTAGGCGCACCGCAGGTCGCGGTCGAAGAGCGCGATGCCGAGCGACGAGGCGGCAAAGAGCATCTCCAGAAGCGGGGGGAGATCCTCGACGCGCCACGCTCCCGACGTGCTCGGCACGAGCCCGTCCTACCTCACCGACCGGCCCGGTCGTCAACCGAGGCGCGGTCGTAACCGCGGCTGCCGCCGCTTGTTGTGGGGCCGCTCGACGTCGTTTATCTTCACCCTTTCGGCACCTCGTCTATGCTCGATGCCATGCTGCGTCCCATGCCGGAGCGGGATCCCGCTCCGCCGATCGACGGGGTCCTGCCGACCGTAGGCGGCAAGTTCTTCTTCATCGGGCCGCAGAAGTTCTACGTGCGCGCCGTCTCGTACGGCCCGTTCGGCACGGCGAGCCACGGCTTCCCGTTCCCGGGCGAGGCGGTCCTCGATCGGGACTTCGCGCTCATGCGCGAGCTGGGCGCGAACGTCGTGCGCACGTTCACGGTGCCGCCACGCTGGCTGCTCGATCACGCCGCCGCGCACCGCCTCCGCGTGCTCGTGACGATCCCGTGGCTCGAGTACACGTGCTTCCTCGACGACAAGGACGTCATGCGCGAGACGCACGGCATCGTGCGGGCCGCGGCCGAGACCCTGGGCGGGCATCCGGCCTTGTTCGGGCTGCTCCTCGGCAACGAGATCCCGCCCGACATCGTGCGCTGGCATGGTGCCGATCGCGTCGCGGCGTTCCTGCGCGACCTGGGCGACGAGGTGAAGCAGGCGAACCCGTCGACGCTGATCTCGTACGCGAACTTCCCGTCGACCGAGTATCTCGACCTCGGCGACTTTCTCGACTTCCTGTGCTTCAACGTCTACCTGCATCGCGAGGGCGACTTCCGGCGCTACATCTCGCGCCTCCACAACCTGGCGATCGACAAGCCATTGGTCCTGTCCGAGTTCGGCGTCGACTCCATCCGCGAGGGCGCGGAGGAGCAGGCGAAGCTGCTGTCGTGGATGGTGCGCGCCGCGTTCGAGAGCGGCGTCGCCGGCACCACCATCTTCGCGTGGACCGACGACTGGTACACGAACAACACGCAGATCACCGACTGGGCGTTCGGCCTGGTCGACGTCGAGCGCAACCCGAAGCCGGCCTTCGGCGCCGTCCAGGCCCAGTACGATGCGCCGCTGCCGCCGCCGCTCGAGCGCCCGCCCAAGGTGTCGGTCGTCATCTGCGCCTACAACGCCGAGCGGACGATGGACGCATGCCTCGCATCGCTGCGGAACCTCAACTATCCGGACTACGAGGTCATCGTCGTCAACGACGGCTCGACCGATCGCACGCCTGCGATCACCGCCGAGCACAAGGCGGCGTACGACGCGGATCCGAACGGGCCGCCGATGGTGGTGATCGACCAGGTGAACAAGGGGCTCTCGATCGCGCGCAACGTCGGCATGGAGGCCGCGACCGGCGAGATCATCGCCTACACGGACTCGGACTGCGTGCCGGATCCGGACTGGCTCTACTTCCTCGTCTACAAGTTCCTGCGCAACGGCTACGTCGCGGTCGGCGGCCCGAACTATCCGCCGCCCGAGCCGAGCCTCGTCCCGGCAGCGGTCGCGGTGTCGCCGGGCGGTCCCGCGCACGTGCTCCTCGACGACGAGGTCGCCGAGCACATCCCGGGCTGCAACATGGCCTTCACGAAGAAGGTGATGCAGGAGATCCAGGGCTTCGAGCCGATCTTCGCGGCCGCCGGCGACGACGTGGACTTCTGCTGGCGCCTGCAGAACCGCGGCTACGCCGTTGGCTTCAGCCCGTCGGCGACGGTCTGGCACTACCGCCGCAACACGGTGAAGGCATACCTCCGGCAGCAGATGGGCTACGGCAAGGCCGAGGCGCTGCTCTACTTCAAGCATCCGTACCGCTTCAACATGCTCGGCCAGTCGCGCTGGCTGGGTCGCATCTACGGCGAGCTCACGACGGCGGTGCTGTCGCGCCGCCCGGTCATCTATTTCGGCGCCTTCGGACGTGGGCTCTTCCAGTCGATGTACGAGCCGCCGTCCTCGCTGCTCTCCTACCTGCCGTTCACGCTCGAGTGGAACGCGATCGGCATCCTGCTCTTCCTGGCGGGGCTCGTCTCGCCGTCGATCCTGCCTATCGCGGCGATTCCGCTCGGCATCTCCGTCGCCTGGTCGATCGGCACGGCCTGGAGCGCGCGCATCGATCCCCGCTTCTCGGGCCTCGGCGCACGCGGCCTCATTGCCGTGCTCACGTATCTTGGCCCCGTCGTGCGCGGCGTCCAGCGCTACCTGTGGCGCATGCGCGTCCGCGCCGACGTCGAGCAGATCGTCCCCGCCGGGCGCCGCCAGCCGGCGAAGATCGACTGGCGGCGGCGGGCCTTCGTCGTCCGCTACTGGAGCGAGCAGGGGCACGAGAAGGAGTCACTCCTGGGCGCGCTCATGGACTTCCTGATCCCGCGCAAGTACCTGATTGCCGTCGATCCCGGCTGGAACCCGTGGGACCTCGAGGTCTACCGCGGCATCTGGGCCAAGGCGCGGGTCGGCGTCGCGACCGAGAACCACGGCGGCATGAAGCGGGTGCTGAACGCCCGCTGCGAGGTGCGACTCACGCGCGTCTCCCAGCTCGTGCTGATGGGCTTTGCGATCGCGACGGTCCTGGGGGTCCTCTTCGCCGCGCCGGAGATCGCGGGCATCGGCGCCGCGCTCGGCATCGTCAACCTGGGCGTCATCATCGCCGAGACGTATCGGCTCGCGCGCATCATCAACGAGACCCTCGACATCGCCGCCAACTCCGTCGCCCTCCGCCCCCTCAACGGCGACCACCAGCAGGAACCGGAACGGGAGGCCGCGTGAGCGGCCGACGCCCATCGGAGCACGGCGGCGCAGGCGCCGTGCG
Proteins encoded in this window:
- a CDS encoding PAS domain S-box protein; the protein is MPSTSGAWRVEDLPPLLEMLFAASSLGIALFDRDLRCAYVNEVLASAGGRTVDDCRGHTFDEVLPAIGAVAVPGLRRVLDTGTPLLDRRFTDGTRHWLVSHYPIRTRTGSLLGVGSVCREETERKRVERLHEEREQRYGALIDMCPDAIVEIEDQRVSFVNRAAVDLIGAASAEDLIGRSPWQFLHVEDLMRAQTRFVAAMERGQRFPYPFGARMKRLDGREILVNVRGAVYDRSGRAAVQAVLHDVTSQKAAEQEREELIKALAMERELLRTVLSQLPVGVVVIDAATDRLVLANPAADHIWGRRLGQRSLAEPAPGRPNWSLFASLREGLPSGEIEAEVQCGDGETRVLRGGSVPIRNADGAVVNAVATFRDVTDERRSEDALRRAHDELEQRVAERTASLAEAYEQLQHEVTEREQAERQLRTAERLASIGTFAAGIAHEINNPLAAILATAELARALNAEGAPPVQVDASLARIVAEARRGGEIVKGILRFAREEEAERWLVDVNGVVRGVCGLVRERSVPAGCLVRTRLARRLPRIGMKPSELEQVLMNLIQNAAQAGASSIVVQTGSSGGRVTLRVRDNGRGIARKHVDRIFDPFFTTRHRDGGTGLGLSIVHGIVTRYSGSVNVHTREGRGTTFTVELPIDTAVIEGIRAAE
- a CDS encoding glycosyltransferase; the protein is MLRPMPERDPAPPIDGVLPTVGGKFFFIGPQKFYVRAVSYGPFGTASHGFPFPGEAVLDRDFALMRELGANVVRTFTVPPRWLLDHAAAHRLRVLVTIPWLEYTCFLDDKDVMRETHGIVRAAAETLGGHPALFGLLLGNEIPPDIVRWHGADRVAAFLRDLGDEVKQANPSTLISYANFPSTEYLDLGDFLDFLCFNVYLHREGDFRRYISRLHNLAIDKPLVLSEFGVDSIREGAEEQAKLLSWMVRAAFESGVAGTTIFAWTDDWYTNNTQITDWAFGLVDVERNPKPAFGAVQAQYDAPLPPPLERPPKVSVVICAYNAERTMDACLASLRNLNYPDYEVIVVNDGSTDRTPAITAEHKAAYDADPNGPPMVVIDQVNKGLSIARNVGMEAATGEIIAYTDSDCVPDPDWLYFLVYKFLRNGYVAVGGPNYPPPEPSLVPAAVAVSPGGPAHVLLDDEVAEHIPGCNMAFTKKVMQEIQGFEPIFAAAGDDVDFCWRLQNRGYAVGFSPSATVWHYRRNTVKAYLRQQMGYGKAEALLYFKHPYRFNMLGQSRWLGRIYGELTTAVLSRRPVIYFGAFGRGLFQSMYEPPSSLLSYLPFTLEWNAIGILLFLAGLVSPSILPIAAIPLGISVAWSIGTAWSARIDPRFSGLGARGLIAVLTYLGPVVRGVQRYLWRMRVRADVEQIVPAGRRQPAKIDWRRRAFVVRYWSEQGHEKESLLGALMDFLIPRKYLIAVDPGWNPWDLEVYRGIWAKARVGVATENHGGMKRVLNARCEVRLTRVSQLVLMGFAIATVLGVLFAAPEIAGIGAALGIVNLGVIIAETYRLARIINETLDIAANSVALRPLNGDHQQEPEREAA